A portion of the Gossypium arboreum isolate Shixiya-1 chromosome 8, ASM2569848v2, whole genome shotgun sequence genome contains these proteins:
- the LOC108478032 gene encoding uncharacterized protein LOC108478032 — protein MPQSMDFMRLSGTPVDKIQKHSAEELRENTNNDPERAEFWVSEGSCFKCGSLDHFFKDCPKMMEKERFQSPRPSGAASRGRPSRNAGNGSDVFSEELPGLPSIREVEFGIELMPGTAPISIAPYRMALTELKELKLQFQELTDKCFVRLSFSSWGHIVSGDGTRVDPSKISLFLEWKLPNNVTEARSFLGLSGYYRQFLKGFSMIATPMTGYFKKMSSLNGQKNVTRALRN, from the exons ATGCCTCAAAGTATGGATTTCATGAGATTATCTGgaacacctgttgataaaattcagAAGCACAGTGCTGAAGAACTTAGGGAAAATACCAATAATGACCctgagagagcagagttttg GGTGAGTGAAggatcttgttttaaatgtggttctcTAGACCACTTTTTTAAGGATTGTCCCAAGATGATGgagaaagaaagatttcagagtccaAGACCAAGTGGCGCAGCTTCTAGGGGAAGACCCTCGAGAAATGCTGGGAATGGGTCCG ATGTATTTTCGGAGGAGTTGCCAGGTTTACCTtcgattagagaagttgagtttggtattgaactgatGCCAGGGACGGCACCTATctctattgctccatataggatggccctGACTGAGCTAAAAGAATTGAAGTTACAGTTccaagagttgactgacaaatGTTTTGTGAGACTAAGCTTCTCATCATGGG GCCACATTGTTTCAGGAGATGGTACACGAGTTGATCCCAGTAAGATTTCACTTTTTCTGGAATGGAAACTACCAAACAATGTAACTGAAGctaggagctttttgggtttgtCTGGTTACTACAGACAATTTTTAAAAGGGTTCTCCATGATAGCCACTCCTATGACGggttacttcaaaaagatgtcaagtttgaatggtcagaaaaatgtcaccAGAGCTTTGAGGAATTGA